The Nitrospira tepida genome includes a window with the following:
- a CDS encoding PilN domain-containing protein — protein sequence MKIRNLISLRNAIQDLLAAPLSFRINLSSYSHPAVFPIRWGLMGAACLLAAFIAWDLLDGYHLYGEIAELRASVARLQEQDRQLSAAAQHEGIDLTDSALQRLPAEVAFVNRLVEQREFSWTSFLSELEKAVPARVGILSIRLDPSSAVIRLSGSAVTFEDATSFLTTLQDHPHFRDPVLIQHQNREDGLVEFHVQIHYRGHAKDRAT from the coding sequence ATGAAGATACGGAATCTGATCAGTCTCAGGAATGCCATCCAGGATTTGCTGGCGGCGCCGCTGTCGTTCCGGATCAACCTGAGTTCCTATTCACACCCGGCGGTGTTTCCGATCCGCTGGGGCTTGATGGGGGCCGCCTGTCTCTTGGCGGCCTTCATCGCGTGGGATCTCTTAGACGGCTATCATCTCTACGGGGAGATCGCCGAGCTGCGCGCGTCGGTCGCCCGGTTGCAGGAACAGGACCGGCAATTGTCGGCGGCAGCCCAACACGAGGGCATCGATCTGACCGACTCGGCTCTCCAACGGCTCCCCGCCGAAGTGGCGTTCGTCAATCGCCTGGTCGAGCAGCGCGAGTTCTCGTGGACCTCCTTCTTGAGCGAGCTGGAGAAGGCCGTGCCCGCGCGGGTCGGGATTTTGTCGATTCGGTTGGACCCGTCGAGCGCCGTCATCCGACTTTCCGGTTCGGCCGTGACGTTCGAAGACGCCACGAGTTTTCTCACGACCCTGCAGGACCATCCCCATTTTCGCGATCCGGTGCTGATTCAGCACCAGAATCGGGAGGATGGGTTGGTGGAGTTTCACGTGCAAATCCACTATCGAGGCCATGCCAAAGACCGCGCCACCTGA
- a CDS encoding GspE/PulE family protein — protein MQTKFDRPSLIEVLVRQQAVTDSAAHEAISTRGNEAGEIGPLLVSAGLITDEQLAQATAEQYGLPYDSLSNVEVDPKFYQSIPVKLMQRYPFVPIAEQDGVLTIAVADPANLLALDELELLLNRSLRLVVSPRPAIQGALGRGEGASHALRELEAEYRSVLVKEDERGEEILTADQVVEDQSPAVKLMDTILHSALQRRASDIHIEATDQATLVKFRIDGILLPAMDQLDLKVHAPLVSRLKVMSDLDIAERRVPQDGRFRMRIDRRTVDFRVSILPSVFGESVVIRILDRDSITAGLASLKLDRLGFNPEDLKRFRRAILAPHGMVLVTGPTGSGKTTTLYAAIAELHTQEDKLITIEDPVEYQLPGVVQIPVNEKKGLTFARGLRSILRHDPDKIMVGEIRDADTAQIAIQSALTGHLVFTTVHANHVFDVMGRFVSMGIDPYNFISALNCVLAQRLVRTICPTCREPVKLDHELAEESGLDFDRYRDAILFQGRGCRECHGTGYRGRKCLTELLNLTDEIKEMLLARRPVSEIRYRAMTDGMTTLRQSALIKVLRGETTLREINRVTFAERS, from the coding sequence ATGCAGACGAAATTCGACCGTCCGTCATTGATCGAGGTGCTCGTGCGGCAGCAGGCCGTGACCGACAGTGCCGCCCATGAGGCGATCAGCACACGAGGCAATGAAGCGGGCGAGATCGGCCCGCTGCTCGTGTCGGCCGGCCTCATCACCGACGAACAGTTGGCGCAGGCGACGGCCGAGCAATATGGGCTGCCCTACGACTCGCTCTCCAATGTCGAGGTCGATCCCAAGTTCTATCAGAGCATTCCGGTCAAGCTCATGCAACGGTACCCGTTTGTCCCGATCGCGGAGCAGGACGGCGTGTTGACGATCGCGGTGGCCGATCCGGCCAATCTCCTGGCCCTGGATGAGCTGGAACTCCTGTTGAACCGTTCATTGCGTTTGGTGGTCAGCCCTCGTCCGGCCATTCAAGGCGCGCTGGGGCGGGGAGAGGGGGCCAGCCATGCGTTGCGGGAGTTGGAAGCCGAGTACCGGTCCGTCCTGGTCAAGGAGGATGAACGGGGCGAAGAAATCCTGACTGCGGACCAGGTGGTGGAGGACCAGAGCCCCGCGGTCAAGCTGATGGACACGATCCTCCACAGCGCGTTGCAACGGCGCGCGAGCGACATCCATATCGAAGCCACGGACCAGGCGACCTTGGTGAAGTTCCGGATCGACGGCATTCTGCTCCCGGCGATGGATCAGCTCGATCTCAAGGTCCATGCCCCGCTGGTCTCGCGTCTCAAGGTCATGTCGGATCTGGACATTGCGGAGCGCCGCGTGCCGCAGGACGGTCGGTTCCGCATGCGCATCGACCGCCGCACGGTGGATTTCCGCGTGTCCATTCTCCCGAGCGTGTTCGGCGAGTCCGTAGTCATCCGGATTCTCGACCGCGACTCCATCACGGCCGGGCTGGCGTCGCTCAAGCTGGACCGGCTCGGGTTCAATCCCGAAGACCTCAAGCGGTTCCGGCGCGCGATCCTGGCGCCGCACGGCATGGTGCTCGTGACCGGTCCGACGGGAAGCGGGAAAACAACCACGCTCTATGCGGCGATCGCGGAGCTGCATACCCAGGAGGACAAGCTGATCACGATCGAAGACCCGGTCGAGTATCAGTTGCCTGGGGTCGTGCAGATTCCGGTCAACGAGAAGAAAGGCCTGACGTTCGCCCGGGGCCTGCGGTCGATCCTGCGGCATGACCCGGACAAGATCATGGTCGGCGAGATCCGTGATGCCGACACGGCGCAGATCGCCATCCAATCCGCCCTGACCGGCCATTTGGTGTTCACGACCGTCCACGCGAACCACGTGTTTGACGTGATGGGCCGGTTCGTGAGCATGGGCATCGACCCCTATAACTTCATTTCCGCCTTGAACTGCGTGCTGGCCCAGCGGCTGGTGCGGACCATCTGCCCCACCTGCCGCGAGCCGGTCAAGCTGGACCATGAATTGGCCGAGGAGTCCGGGTTGGATTTCGACCGCTACCGCGATGCGATTCTCTTCCAGGGCCGCGGCTGCCGGGAATGCCATGGGACGGGCTATCGCGGGCGCAAGTGTCTCACGGAACTCTTGAACCTGACGGATGAGATCAAGGAGATGCTGCTGGCCAGGCGGCCGGTCTCGGAGATTCGCTACCGGGCCATGACCGACGGCATGACCACGTTGCGTCAATCGGCCTTGATCAAGGTCCTGCGGGGCGAGACGACGTTGAGGGAAATCAATCGGGTGACGTTCGCCGAACGTTCGTGA
- the pilO gene encoding type 4a pilus biogenesis protein PilO has translation MPKTAPPDLWTRLFYHPYALLVPWVGLVGVLLGIWSGLHLGLLERLRDERSALEQERTSARQQLNRHVDAKQARKDMARVLARLPDQRDFAPLALGLTEQARAQHVRVPGLSYQVEKTEIALVRKAVLQGAVSGRYEDLRRFIYNLETAQELLLIEDLQVAGTRVQDQSVTFNMRIVTFLRTDREQNRPSVGAPS, from the coding sequence ATGCCAAAGACCGCGCCACCTGATCTCTGGACCAGGCTCTTTTACCACCCCTATGCGCTGCTGGTGCCCTGGGTTGGGTTGGTCGGTGTCCTGCTTGGCATCTGGTCCGGACTCCATCTGGGCCTGCTGGAGCGGCTGCGGGATGAGCGGTCGGCGCTGGAGCAGGAACGGACATCGGCGCGGCAACAGCTCAACCGCCACGTCGATGCGAAGCAGGCGCGCAAGGACATGGCGCGGGTGCTGGCCCGCCTGCCTGACCAGCGCGACTTTGCCCCCTTGGCGCTTGGGCTGACCGAGCAGGCTCGCGCGCAACATGTCCGGGTGCCGGGCCTGTCCTATCAGGTGGAGAAAACCGAGATTGCGCTGGTGAGGAAGGCGGTCCTGCAGGGAGCGGTCAGCGGACGATACGAGGATTTGCGCCGGTTTATTTACAATCTCGAAACAGCGCAGGAACTCCTGCTGATCGAGGATCTCCAGGTCGCGGGGACAAGGGTCCAGGATCAATCGGTGACCTTCAATATGCGGATCGTCACGTTTCTCCGGACGGACCGGGAGCAGAACCGGCCCTCTGTCGGGGCTCCCTCATGA
- a CDS encoding glutamate-5-semialdehyde dehydrogenase, translated as MPEQQDQQNDLERTTSQTSTVSVETPQGEAQQEPELSVPEYVRTLVTRARSASSKLASLSSHVKNQALLAMAEALEAKVEDILAENEKDLAAYGENPEKQASADRLKLTPERIAEMARGVRAVANLPDPLGSMPKMWTRPNGMQVGRVRVPIGVIGIIYESRPNVTVDSAVLCLKSGNVCVLRGGSDAIQTNRMLAKILSDTADAQGIPPGAISFVDRPDREVVEELLKQDRDVDLIIPRGGPSLMKTVAEHATIPVLKHDEGVCHVYVDQDADLAMAETICLNAKVQRPSTCNAMEGLLVNQVVARTFLPALVNKLHEAGVEVRGCPKTLQLCPDVKPAAEDDFGKEFLSRILAVRIVKHLDEALDHIAKYGSRHTEAIVTNDYARAMRFLREVDASAVMVNASTRLNDGYQFGLGAEIGISTSRIHARGPMGLEELTCSKFIVMGSGQIRE; from the coding sequence ATGCCGGAGCAGCAGGATCAGCAAAACGATCTGGAACGGACCACGTCGCAAACTTCGACGGTCAGCGTTGAAACCCCTCAAGGCGAGGCGCAGCAGGAACCGGAGCTGTCGGTCCCCGAGTATGTGCGGACCCTCGTCACCCGCGCCCGATCGGCCTCATCAAAATTGGCCTCCCTGTCCAGCCACGTCAAGAACCAGGCGCTCCTGGCCATGGCCGAGGCGCTTGAGGCGAAGGTCGAGGACATCTTGGCGGAGAACGAGAAGGATCTGGCGGCCTACGGGGAGAACCCGGAGAAACAGGCCTCGGCCGACCGGCTGAAACTGACACCGGAGCGGATCGCGGAGATGGCGCGCGGCGTCCGAGCGGTGGCGAACCTGCCCGATCCGCTCGGATCGATGCCGAAGATGTGGACCAGGCCCAACGGCATGCAGGTCGGGCGGGTGCGGGTTCCGATCGGGGTCATCGGCATCATCTACGAATCGCGCCCGAACGTCACCGTGGACTCGGCCGTTCTCTGTCTAAAATCCGGGAACGTCTGTGTGCTGCGGGGCGGCTCCGACGCGATCCAGACCAATCGCATGCTGGCGAAGATCCTGTCGGACACCGCCGATGCGCAGGGCATCCCGCCGGGAGCGATTTCGTTCGTCGATCGGCCGGATCGGGAGGTCGTGGAGGAGTTGCTCAAGCAGGATCGCGACGTGGATCTCATCATTCCGCGCGGCGGTCCGTCCTTGATGAAGACGGTGGCCGAGCATGCCACGATCCCGGTCCTCAAACATGACGAAGGCGTCTGCCATGTCTATGTGGATCAGGACGCCGATCTGGCGATGGCGGAAACCATTTGTCTGAACGCCAAGGTGCAGCGGCCCTCGACCTGCAATGCCATGGAGGGGCTGCTCGTGAACCAGGTGGTGGCGCGCACGTTTCTGCCGGCCCTGGTCAACAAGCTGCATGAGGCCGGGGTGGAGGTCCGCGGCTGTCCGAAGACGTTGCAATTGTGCCCCGATGTGAAACCCGCCGCCGAGGACGATTTCGGCAAGGAGTTCCTGTCGCGCATTTTGGCCGTCCGCATCGTCAAACACCTCGACGAGGCGTTGGACCATATCGCCAAATACGGGTCGCGCCACACGGAAGCGATCGTCACGAACGACTATGCGCGGGCCATGCGGTTTCTCCGCGAGGTTGATGCGAGCGCGGTGATGGTCAACGCCTCGACCCGCTTGAACGACGGCTATCAGTTCGGGTTGGGGGCGGAGATCGGGATCAGCACCTCCCGCATCCATGCGCGGGGTCCCATGGGGCTCGAAGAACTCACCTGTTCCAAATTCATTGTGATGGGGAGCGGGCAGATTCGCGAATAG
- a CDS encoding type II secretion system F family protein, protein MPLFAYKVARADGTTFVGEIEDDNEMAVRTKLEGQGFLVFRVRRQGAWSVGPSVGSIGTIGLSGRWTKLPPQQFLIFNQELLALIRSGLPVLKVWDLLIERAPHAGFRETLRAVRQEIRGGASASDALAQHPLYFSDLYVATLKAGEQAGNVPEVLQRYVAYLKLMIGLRQKVWKALTYPLFLVVVGICVVGFLLTYVMPTFIAAYGEQARTLPAATQWLLGAIHTLRANFPLFAGSFLAAAVAARSWYRTEAGRLATDRVLLRVPLLGAVLWRHYTVQLTRTLATVLGGGTPLVEALQISRSAVSNRAVGEGLARTVEQVREGSSLTAALRHPPVIPSLAVEMLAVGEETGSLETMLKDVAEFYEAELDIRLTQLTTWIEPALLLLMGVLVGGIVIIMYLPVFQMAGSVQ, encoded by the coding sequence ATGCCGCTGTTCGCTTACAAGGTGGCGCGCGCCGACGGCACGACGTTCGTCGGCGAGATCGAAGACGACAATGAAATGGCCGTTCGCACCAAGCTCGAAGGGCAGGGTTTCCTGGTGTTCCGCGTCCGCCGGCAGGGGGCTTGGTCGGTCGGCCCTTCTGTCGGATCGATCGGCACCATCGGATTGTCGGGACGATGGACCAAGCTGCCGCCGCAGCAGTTCTTGATCTTCAACCAGGAGCTCCTGGCGTTGATCCGGTCCGGCCTGCCGGTCTTGAAGGTGTGGGACCTGTTGATCGAGCGCGCGCCACATGCCGGATTTCGGGAGACACTTCGCGCGGTGCGCCAGGAGATTCGCGGGGGCGCATCCGCCTCCGATGCGTTGGCGCAACATCCGCTCTATTTTTCGGATCTCTACGTCGCCACATTGAAGGCTGGAGAGCAGGCGGGCAACGTGCCGGAGGTGCTCCAGCGCTATGTCGCCTATCTGAAGTTGATGATCGGCCTTCGCCAAAAGGTGTGGAAGGCGCTCACCTATCCGCTCTTCCTCGTGGTGGTGGGGATCTGTGTCGTCGGGTTTCTGTTGACCTATGTGATGCCGACCTTCATCGCGGCCTATGGCGAGCAAGCCCGCACCTTGCCCGCGGCAACACAATGGCTGCTCGGCGCCATTCACACGTTGCGCGCGAACTTCCCATTGTTCGCGGGGAGCTTCCTCGCGGCGGCCGTCGCGGCGCGGTCCTGGTATCGGACGGAGGCCGGGCGTCTGGCGACCGATCGCGTGCTCTTGCGAGTACCCCTGCTGGGGGCGGTGCTGTGGCGGCATTACACGGTCCAGTTGACCCGCACGCTCGCCACGGTCCTCGGCGGAGGCACGCCGCTCGTCGAGGCCCTGCAGATTTCCCGCAGCGCCGTCTCGAACCGGGCCGTCGGCGAGGGCCTTGCGCGCACCGTCGAGCAGGTCCGCGAAGGCTCCAGTCTGACGGCGGCCCTGCGGCATCCGCCGGTCATTCCCTCGCTGGCCGTGGAGATGCTGGCCGTCGGCGAGGAAACCGGATCGCTCGAAACGATGCTCAAGGACGTGGCAGAGTTCTACGAGGCGGAGTTGGATATTCGGCTGACCCAGTTGACGACCTGGATCGAGCCCGCCCTCTTGCTGCTGATGGGCGTCCTGGTCGGGGGCATCGTCATCATCATGTATCTGCCGGTGTTTCAGATGGCGGGGAGCGTGCAATGA
- the pyrR gene encoding bifunctional pyr operon transcriptional regulator/uracil phosphoribosyltransferase PyrR, producing MPETSQVKPNHRRDEKLVMDHSEIARALSRVAHEILERNKGTERLALVGIRTRGVYLAHRLVKRIHEIEQAQVPSGELDITLYRDDLGLRKGTPTIRKTSIPFNITDMRVVLVDDVLFTGRTIRAAMDGLIDLGRPEEIQLAVLVDRGHRQLPIRANYIGKNIPTAQDEEVQVFLEEEGEDDRVVLRKPSRGGAP from the coding sequence ATGCCTGAAACAAGCCAGGTCAAGCCGAACCACCGGCGCGACGAGAAGCTGGTGATGGATCACAGCGAAATCGCCAGGGCCCTGAGCCGCGTTGCGCACGAAATTTTGGAACGCAATAAGGGGACCGAGCGCCTCGCGCTGGTCGGCATCCGGACTCGCGGCGTGTATCTGGCCCACCGGCTGGTGAAGCGCATTCACGAGATCGAGCAGGCGCAGGTGCCGAGCGGAGAGCTGGATATCACGCTTTATCGGGACGACCTCGGGCTGCGCAAGGGCACGCCGACGATCCGGAAGACCTCGATCCCGTTCAACATCACCGACATGCGAGTCGTATTGGTGGACGATGTCCTGTTCACCGGACGGACGATTCGGGCGGCGATGGATGGGCTGATCGACCTCGGGCGGCCGGAGGAAATTCAACTCGCGGTGCTGGTCGACCGTGGGCACCGCCAACTGCCGATTCGGGCCAACTACATCGGCAAGAACATTCCGACGGCGCAGGACGAAGAGGTGCAGGTCTTTCTGGAGGAAGAGGGGGAAGACGACCGGGTGGTACTTCGCAAGCCGTCGCGCGGAGGCGCCCCATGA
- a CDS encoding aspartate carbamoyltransferase catalytic subunit: MSLKQKDLVSLAPLSADEILRILDTADSFKEVSGRDIKKVPALRGKTVVNLFFEPSTRTRTSFELAAKRLSADVINFSPSSSSVVKGETLLDTARNIEAMQADIIVLRHPSAGAAERLASGVKSSVINAGDGWHEHPTQALLDLYTMRERKLDFKGLKVAVVGDITHSRVARSNIHALIKLGAEVRVVGPPTMIPLGIERLGPTVYYRFDEALQDVHVVMMLRLQLERQGRGLFPTIREYSRLYGLTAERLKLAAPDVVVMHPGPINRGVEIASDVADSLSSVILDQVSNGVAVRMAILYLLSGGE; this comes from the coding sequence ATGAGCCTGAAACAGAAGGATCTGGTCAGCTTGGCGCCCCTCTCGGCTGATGAGATCCTGCGCATTCTCGACACGGCGGATTCCTTCAAGGAGGTCAGCGGGCGCGACATCAAGAAGGTGCCGGCGCTGCGCGGGAAGACGGTCGTCAACCTGTTCTTCGAGCCCAGCACCAGAACGCGCACCTCATTCGAGCTGGCCGCGAAGCGGCTGAGCGCGGACGTGATCAACTTCTCGCCCTCCTCGAGCAGCGTCGTGAAGGGCGAAACTCTGCTCGACACGGCCCGCAACATCGAGGCCATGCAGGCGGATATCATCGTGTTGCGGCACCCGTCGGCCGGGGCGGCGGAGCGGCTCGCGAGCGGGGTGAAGTCGTCCGTGATCAATGCCGGCGACGGATGGCACGAACATCCCACGCAGGCGTTGCTGGATCTCTACACGATGCGCGAGCGCAAGCTGGACTTCAAAGGGCTCAAGGTGGCGGTGGTCGGCGACATCACCCATAGCCGGGTGGCCCGTTCGAACATCCACGCGCTGATCAAACTGGGGGCGGAGGTGCGAGTGGTCGGTCCGCCGACGATGATTCCGCTGGGAATCGAGCGGCTCGGCCCGACGGTGTATTACCGCTTCGACGAGGCGCTCCAGGACGTCCATGTCGTGATGATGTTGCGGCTTCAACTGGAACGGCAGGGGCGGGGGCTGTTTCCGACGATCCGCGAATATTCGAGGCTGTACGGCTTGACCGCGGAGCGTCTGAAGCTCGCGGCCCCCGATGTCGTCGTCATGCATCCGGGCCCGATCAACCGCGGGGTGGAGATCGCCTCGGACGTGGCCGACAGCCTCTCGTCCGTGATCCTGGATCAGGTGTCGAACGGGGTGGCGGTGCGGATGGCCATTCTCTATCTGCTGTCCGGCGGCGAATAG
- a CDS encoding type II secretion system protein — translation MGPPRNRLIASQQGFTYLTLMFSILLIGVAVVTAAEPWKTVIRRAQEADLLARGIEIQQALAAYSASRKGGRVMPGEIYPASLEDLTRLPRPFLRKVYRDPITARDWELIRSPTGGIMGVRSRSTKKPLKQHEFPPAVRHFDGLKRYRDWVFQHPNQSSVNLLNPLGMVPTGTMPPAAGPQAGPRPGAVSPGASPFATGQAGAGAFGGFSSGSIDQPEDGTVPSQPGDQPTGSSSAVPSETGGSGPAE, via the coding sequence ATGGGACCACCCAGGAACCGCCTGATCGCCTCGCAGCAGGGGTTCACCTACCTCACCCTGATGTTCTCGATCCTGTTGATCGGGGTGGCGGTCGTCACGGCCGCCGAGCCCTGGAAGACGGTGATCCGGCGCGCGCAGGAGGCCGATCTGCTGGCGCGCGGGATCGAAATTCAGCAGGCGCTGGCCGCCTACTCCGCATCGAGAAAGGGCGGGCGAGTGATGCCGGGCGAGATCTATCCGGCCTCGCTGGAGGATCTCACCAGGCTGCCCCGGCCGTTTCTGCGGAAGGTCTATCGCGATCCGATCACGGCGCGAGACTGGGAGCTGATCCGATCGCCGACCGGCGGCATCATGGGGGTGCGGAGCCGGAGCACGAAGAAACCGCTCAAGCAACATGAGTTCCCGCCGGCCGTCCGGCATTTTGATGGGCTGAAACGGTACCGGGATTGGGTCTTTCAACATCCCAATCAGTCCAGCGTGAATCTCTTGAATCCGTTGGGCATGGTCCCGACCGGCACGATGCCGCCGGCCGCCGGGCCGCAGGCGGGACCTCGGCCTGGCGCCGTCTCGCCGGGAGCCAGCCCGTTCGCCACGGGGCAAGCGGGGGCCGGCGCCTTCGGAGGGTTTTCATCCGGTTCCATCGACCAGCCGGAGGACGGGACCGTGCCCTCTCAACCGGGAGATCAGCCGACCGGATCATCTTCCGCCGTGCCGTCCGAGACCGGCGGCTCCGGTCCGGCTGAGTAG